In Acinetobacter sp. TGL-Y2, a genomic segment contains:
- the aceE gene encoding pyruvate dehydrogenase (acetyl-transferring), homodimeric type produces MAYYGDTDAQETQEWQEAFDSVLKHMGTDRAAFLLEKLYQQAIAKHVPLQRLNTPYINTISVEEQPAMPGDQDMERRIRALIRWNALAMVLRANKTGDDLGGHLASFASSATLYDVGFNHFFRANSDHFGGDMIYYQGHCAPGIYARSFLEGRLTEEHLNNFRREVDGVGLPSYPHPYLMPDYWQFPTVSMGLGPIMSIYQAHIQKYLMNRGLIKEENRKVWAYLGDGEMDEPESTGAISLAGREKLDNLIWVVNCNLQRLDGPVRGNGKIIQELESLFRGAGWRVIKVVWGRHWDPLLAKDESGALKAVMEETVDGEYQRYQVKGGAYTREKFFGKYPEAAELIKDLSDEDIDNLNRGGHDPYKVFAAYAEACTAKGQPTVILAKTVKGYGLSEEIEAVNKTHQIKKMQIESLKYVRDRFNLPISDDELVDVPFYRPSENSPELKYMKARREALGGYLPARRKESEQLTIPELSVFDAVLAGSNGKEQSTTMVMVRLIAALLKEKAIKDRVVPIVPDEARTFGLEGMFRQLGIYAANGQHYTPEDQEQLMHYREAKDGHMLQEGINEAGAMSAWAALGTSYSTNNLPMIPMYMYYSMFGFQRIGDIAWAAGDAQAQGFLLGATAGRTTLNGEGLQHQDGHSHILANTIPNCVSYDPCFGYELAVIVHDGLQRMYVNQERVFYYLTVMNENYEHPEMPQGVEEGIKRGMYLLEKDDKATVQLLGSGVILREVIKAAQILRDEYQIHSNVFSVTSFNELARDGMACEEYNRLHPMAEIAQEAWVSEQLRATKGIVVSATDHMRAYSEQIRGYLPDNRPFVALGTDGYGRSDSRAKLRSYFGVDAAHIVVATLKKLADEGEVDARLVKDAISSFELDTDRPVAWLPQATPSVQAVADYKEEK; encoded by the coding sequence ATGGCGTATTACGGCGATACCGACGCACAAGAAACGCAAGAATGGCAAGAAGCATTCGACTCTGTTTTAAAACATATGGGTACAGATCGTGCAGCATTTTTGCTGGAGAAATTGTATCAACAAGCAATCGCTAAACACGTGCCTCTTCAACGTTTAAATACACCTTATATCAATACGATTTCAGTTGAAGAACAACCTGCGATGCCAGGCGACCAAGATATGGAGCGTCGTATTCGTGCGCTGATTCGTTGGAACGCATTGGCTATGGTACTTCGTGCAAACAAAACAGGTGATGACTTGGGTGGTCACTTGGCAAGTTTTGCGTCATCTGCAACCTTATATGACGTAGGTTTTAACCACTTCTTCCGTGCCAATAGCGACCATTTCGGTGGCGACATGATCTATTATCAAGGTCACTGTGCCCCAGGTATTTACGCGCGTTCATTCCTTGAAGGTCGCTTGACTGAAGAACACTTAAATAACTTCCGTCGCGAAGTAGATGGTGTCGGCTTGCCATCTTACCCACATCCATACTTGATGCCTGATTACTGGCAGTTCCCAACAGTATCTATGGGTCTTGGTCCAATCATGTCGATTTACCAAGCACATATTCAAAAATACCTCATGAACCGTGGTTTAATTAAAGAAGAAAACCGTAAGGTGTGGGCTTACCTTGGCGATGGTGAAATGGATGAGCCAGAAAGTACGGGTGCTATTTCGCTTGCGGGTCGTGAGAAGTTGGATAACCTGATTTGGGTTGTAAACTGTAACCTACAGCGCTTAGATGGTCCTGTACGTGGTAACGGTAAAATCATTCAAGAACTTGAATCATTATTCCGTGGTGCGGGTTGGCGTGTTATTAAAGTGGTTTGGGGTCGTCATTGGGATCCATTACTTGCAAAAGATGAATCTGGCGCACTTAAAGCGGTAATGGAAGAAACGGTTGATGGTGAATACCAACGTTACCAAGTAAAAGGTGGCGCATATACGCGCGAGAAATTCTTTGGTAAATACCCTGAAGCAGCTGAACTTATAAAAGATTTAAGTGATGAAGATATTGATAATCTCAATCGTGGGGGTCATGACCCGTACAAAGTATTTGCAGCTTATGCAGAGGCATGTACAGCGAAAGGTCAGCCAACAGTAATTCTTGCGAAAACAGTTAAGGGTTACGGTTTATCTGAAGAAATTGAAGCGGTTAATAAAACGCATCAAATCAAAAAGATGCAAATTGAATCTTTAAAATATGTACGTGATCGTTTCAACTTGCCCATTAGTGATGATGAGTTAGTTGATGTGCCTTTCTATCGTCCAAGTGAAAACTCGCCTGAATTGAAATATATGAAAGCACGCCGAGAAGCACTCGGTGGTTACTTACCTGCACGTCGTAAAGAAAGTGAACAGCTTACTATTCCTGAACTTTCTGTGTTTGACGCAGTATTGGCAGGTTCAAATGGTAAAGAGCAATCGACCACCATGGTGATGGTGCGTTTAATCGCTGCATTATTAAAAGAAAAAGCAATTAAAGACCGTGTTGTTCCAATTGTTCCAGATGAGGCACGTACTTTTGGTTTAGAGGGTATGTTTCGTCAATTGGGTATTTATGCGGCAAATGGTCAGCATTACACCCCTGAAGACCAAGAACAGCTCATGCATTACCGTGAAGCAAAAGATGGTCACATGCTTCAAGAAGGGATTAACGAAGCAGGTGCGATGAGCGCTTGGGCGGCATTGGGAACCAGTTATTCCACCAATAACTTGCCGATGATTCCGATGTATATGTACTACTCGATGTTTGGTTTCCAACGTATTGGGGACATTGCATGGGCAGCAGGCGATGCACAGGCACAAGGTTTCTTGCTTGGTGCAACAGCAGGCCGTACTACATTAAATGGTGAAGGCTTACAGCATCAAGACGGTCACTCACATATTCTGGCAAATACGATTCCAAACTGTGTGTCTTATGATCCATGTTTTGGTTATGAGTTGGCGGTCATTGTGCATGATGGTTTACAACGCATGTATGTAAATCAAGAGCGTGTGTTCTACTACTTAACGGTCATGAACGAAAACTATGAACATCCTGAAATGCCACAAGGCGTGGAAGAAGGCATTAAACGTGGGATGTATCTACTCGAAAAAGATGATAAAGCCACAGTTCAGTTGCTGGGTTCAGGTGTGATTCTTCGTGAAGTGATTAAAGCAGCACAGATTCTACGTGATGAATATCAAATTCATTCAAATGTATTTAGCGTAACAAGTTTTAACGAATTGGCACGTGACGGTATGGCATGTGAAGAATATAACCGCCTACATCCGATGGCTGAAATTGCTCAAGAAGCATGGGTATCTGAGCAACTGCGTGCAACCAAAGGTATTGTGGTTTCTGCAACAGATCATATGCGTGCTTACAGCGAACAAATTCGTGGTTATCTTCCAGACAACCGCCCATTCGTAGCACTCGGTACTGATGGTTATGGTCGTTCAGATTCACGCGCGAAACTACGCAGCTACTTTGGTGTAGATGCAGCTCATATTGTGGTTGCAACATTGAAGAAATTAGCAGACGAAGGTGAAGTGGATGCGCGTTTAGTCAAAGATGCGATCTCTAGCTTTGAGCTCGATACAGACCGTCCAGTGGCGTGGCTTCCACAAGCCACACCTTCTGTACAGGCTGTAGCTGACTACAAAGAGGAGAAATAA
- a CDS encoding 2-oxo acid dehydrogenase subunit E2: MQITTPDIGVDKAVVAEILVKVGDSIAVDDSIVLLESDKASVEVPSTSAGVVKSISVALGDEVAEGAVLIEIEAENEAASAPQAEAKVDVAQAEPAPVDAKVEAAPAAATAVSTVVDVQVPDIGVEKAIVGEILVAVGDEIEIDQSIVVVESDKATVEVPSVVAGIVESIEIKEGDTVKEGVVILKVKTAASASETKADAASAQPAKTETPAQTEAEPVAQGSAGPVEVAVPDLGVDKAVVAEILVAVGDTVEKDQSIIVVESDKATVEVPSSTAGVIKAIHVEMGQNVSEGIALVTIEAEGQTAAAPVTKVEPAQTSPKTTAPQAEAKAPVVEVKASVAAAKTAQNGADKLSKEQHAANANVYAGPAVRKLARELGVVLAEVKASGPHARIMKEDLVTYVKSRLTAPQAVPQAVAAVSGLPKLPDFSAFGGVEEKAMTRLQQVSVPQLSLNNFIPQVTQFDAADITELEAWRNDLKGNFKKEGISLTIMAFIIKAVAHLLKEERDFAGHLSDDAKSILLRNEIHMGIAVATPDGLTVPVLRHPDQKSIKEISIELGVLGQKARDKKLSPKDLQGANFTISSLGAIGGTAFTPLVNWPQVAILGISPATMQPVWNGQSFDPKLMLPLSLSYDHRVINGADAARFTNKLTKLLKDIRTLLI, encoded by the coding sequence ATGCAAATTACAACGCCTGATATTGGTGTAGATAAAGCGGTTGTGGCTGAAATCTTGGTCAAAGTAGGCGACAGCATTGCCGTTGACGACAGTATTGTATTGCTTGAATCTGATAAAGCCTCTGTTGAAGTGCCCAGCACTTCGGCAGGCGTGGTCAAAAGCATTTCAGTTGCATTGGGTGATGAGGTGGCTGAAGGTGCGGTTCTGATCGAAATTGAAGCTGAAAATGAAGCTGCATCAGCACCACAAGCTGAAGCAAAGGTTGACGTCGCTCAGGCTGAACCCGCACCTGTTGACGCGAAAGTAGAAGCTGCGCCAGCGGCTGCTACTGCGGTATCGACAGTGGTTGATGTGCAAGTACCAGATATTGGTGTAGAAAAAGCCATTGTAGGTGAAATTCTGGTGGCTGTAGGGGATGAGATCGAAATTGATCAAAGCATCGTAGTAGTTGAGTCGGATAAAGCCACGGTAGAAGTACCGAGTGTGGTTGCAGGTATTGTCGAATCCATTGAAATTAAAGAAGGCGATACCGTTAAAGAAGGTGTGGTGATTCTGAAAGTGAAAACTGCGGCTTCAGCATCTGAGACGAAAGCAGACGCTGCTTCTGCACAACCTGCCAAAACCGAAACGCCTGCTCAGACAGAAGCTGAACCTGTAGCACAAGGATCAGCAGGGCCTGTCGAAGTGGCTGTCCCTGATTTAGGTGTGGACAAAGCCGTGGTGGCAGAGATTTTGGTTGCTGTAGGTGATACGGTTGAAAAAGACCAAAGCATTATTGTGGTTGAATCTGACAAAGCCACCGTTGAAGTGCCAAGCTCGACTGCGGGTGTGATCAAAGCCATTCATGTGGAAATGGGTCAAAATGTCTCTGAAGGCATTGCACTGGTTACGATTGAAGCAGAAGGTCAAACCGCTGCTGCACCTGTGACAAAAGTCGAACCAGCACAAACATCACCGAAAACAACGGCTCCTCAAGCCGAAGCCAAAGCGCCAGTCGTTGAAGTCAAAGCCTCAGTCGCTGCAGCTAAGACAGCGCAAAATGGCGCAGATAAACTCAGCAAAGAGCAACATGCTGCAAATGCCAATGTTTATGCTGGCCCTGCGGTACGTAAGCTTGCGCGTGAATTGGGTGTGGTGTTGGCAGAAGTAAAAGCGTCTGGCCCACATGCACGGATCATGAAAGAAGATCTGGTGACGTATGTGAAGTCACGTCTGACCGCACCGCAAGCTGTACCTCAAGCAGTTGCGGCAGTTTCAGGCTTGCCAAAACTACCTGATTTTAGTGCCTTTGGTGGTGTTGAAGAAAAAGCCATGACCCGCTTACAACAAGTGTCTGTACCGCAGCTGTCATTGAATAACTTTATTCCGCAAGTGACGCAATTCGATGCAGCGGATATCACTGAACTTGAAGCATGGCGTAATGATCTTAAAGGCAACTTTAAGAAAGAAGGCATTAGCCTGACCATTATGGCATTCATCATTAAAGCGGTTGCGCATTTGCTCAAAGAAGAACGTGATTTTGCTGGGCACTTGTCAGATGATGCGAAATCGATTTTGCTTCGCAATGAAATTCACATGGGGATTGCCGTTGCAACCCCTGATGGTCTGACCGTTCCTGTACTGCGTCATCCAGATCAAAAATCAATTAAAGAGATTTCGATTGAACTGGGTGTGCTCGGTCAAAAAGCCCGTGATAAGAAATTGTCACCCAAAGATCTACAAGGCGCCAACTTTACCATTTCAAGCCTGGGTGCAATTGGTGGAACAGCGTTCACGCCACTGGTGAACTGGCCTCAAGTGGCGATCTTGGGCATTTCACCTGCCACCATGCAACCCGTATGGAACGGTCAAAGTTTTGATCCGAAACTGATGCTTCCATTATCATTATCGTATGATCACCGCGTGATTAATGGTGCAGATGCAGCACGTTTCACCAATAAGCTCACC
- the ftsA gene encoding cell division protein FtsA, with translation MMNEAVPSVVAIDIGTHKVSVLIGKVHAPDNIQVIGMASARNKGMNKGKIVSLEKVITAIKNAVQEAEDMAECRVHSAWVSIPSTELQSFYASGRTPIANPERTITTTEVVRALELAKASHMTPDHYLASAVPLGFELDDSAEWVHNPINLSANSMTAHYQLMMLPISTMQNLDRAMKGANIFVEKMVISCLATAEGSLLKDEKEYGVCLLDIGAGTTNIAVYIEGHLVLAHTIQRGGENVTRDIAAVLQTTTDEAERLKLLYGCVDIHQVKPDHMIEFEAIDGPQSISRIELSEIIIARYEEILGMVRDVLVNRGALQSLYHGVVLSGDVCQIEGMVTLSRRILGVSAHLGNPPLQVYADEQHLPALRRSMYSTATGLLLFSQSELQESVEEPEETSKRPMLERMMNGWNALNNKLKGIF, from the coding sequence ATGATGAATGAAGCTGTTCCCTCAGTTGTTGCAATAGACATTGGGACACATAAAGTTTCAGTTCTAATTGGTAAAGTTCATGCCCCTGATAATATTCAGGTCATTGGTATGGCTAGCGCACGCAATAAAGGCATGAATAAAGGCAAAATTGTCAGCCTAGAAAAAGTCATCACTGCGATTAAAAATGCCGTTCAAGAAGCCGAAGATATGGCAGAGTGCCGCGTGCATTCTGCTTGGGTATCTATACCAAGTACTGAATTACAAAGTTTCTATGCCTCAGGTCGCACCCCAATTGCGAACCCTGAACGTACGATTACCACCACAGAAGTGGTACGAGCATTGGAACTTGCAAAAGCCAGTCATATGACTCCAGACCATTACTTGGCCAGTGCTGTGCCTTTGGGTTTTGAGCTAGATGACTCAGCAGAATGGGTTCATAACCCGATTAACTTGTCTGCCAACAGCATGACTGCGCATTATCAATTGATGATGTTGCCCATTAGCACTATGCAAAATCTTGACCGCGCTATGAAAGGTGCGAATATTTTTGTTGAGAAAATGGTGATCTCATGTCTTGCAACAGCAGAAGGCTCACTCCTTAAAGACGAGAAAGAATACGGTGTATGTTTACTCGATATTGGTGCAGGAACGACCAATATTGCCGTCTATATAGAAGGTCATTTGGTTCTTGCACATACGATTCAACGGGGTGGTGAAAATGTCACCCGTGATATTGCAGCCGTTTTGCAGACCACAACCGATGAAGCAGAGCGTTTAAAATTGCTTTATGGTTGTGTTGATATTCATCAAGTCAAACCTGATCATATGATTGAGTTTGAAGCCATCGATGGCCCACAGTCGATTAGTCGGATTGAGTTGTCTGAAATTATTATTGCGCGTTATGAAGAAATTCTTGGTATGGTGCGTGATGTATTGGTAAACCGCGGTGCATTACAAAGTTTGTATCATGGCGTGGTATTAAGTGGTGATGTCTGTCAAATCGAAGGCATGGTAACTTTATCTAGACGTATACTGGGTGTATCTGCACATTTGGGGAATCCACCTTTACAGGTCTATGCAGACGAGCAACATTTACCTGCATTACGTCGCTCAATGTATTCAACCGCAACAGGCTTATTGCTGTTTAGCCAGAGTGAATTACAAGAGTCGGTGGAAGAACCAGAAGAAACATCAAAACGTCCGATGTTAGAACGTATGATGAACGGCTGGAATGCACTGAATAACAAATTAAAAGGCATTTTTTAG
- a CDS encoding cell division protein FtsQ/DivIB produces MAQLPAAMRRKRVAITSIHEKPPTRREKMINAGGWLLLAVAFCVLLLGFYGLYKVITDAKVATLEVVGIHSEVEKKHITQHLSAVLKDNYFTSDLEEIRDRTLEISWVDRVVVSRAWPNSIRVRVMPSHAIARWGTGRLLSDEGNVFSEAVSRNYPNLPLLHGPLDQSKVMMRRYNEINQLFHPANMRLKELYLTDRRTWFMQFDTGLRIIVDQDQTMSKLQRLSHMAQTDLKPVWSKVSAIDLRYRNGLAIQWKNSAPPKIVNGQFVVTIDDISVADARVAKP; encoded by the coding sequence ATGGCACAACTTCCAGCAGCAATGCGCCGAAAACGCGTAGCGATTACTTCAATCCATGAGAAGCCACCCACTCGCCGTGAAAAAATGATCAATGCGGGCGGCTGGCTGTTACTTGCTGTGGCGTTTTGTGTGCTCTTGCTCGGCTTTTATGGCTTATATAAAGTCATTACCGATGCAAAAGTTGCGACTTTGGAAGTGGTTGGTATACATTCGGAAGTAGAAAAGAAACACATTACGCAGCATTTATCTGCTGTACTGAAAGACAATTATTTTACCTCTGATTTAGAGGAAATACGTGATCGTACTTTAGAAATTTCTTGGGTTGATCGAGTCGTCGTCTCCCGTGCATGGCCCAATAGTATTCGGGTTCGTGTTATGCCAAGTCATGCAATTGCACGCTGGGGGACGGGGCGTTTGCTCAGTGATGAAGGTAACGTTTTTTCGGAAGCTGTTTCTCGAAACTATCCGAATTTGCCTTTATTACATGGTCCTTTAGATCAGTCTAAAGTCATGATGCGTCGTTATAATGAGATTAACCAACTATTTCATCCGGCGAATATGCGTTTGAAAGAGTTGTATTTAACAGATCGTCGAACGTGGTTTATGCAGTTCGACACAGGTTTACGCATTATTGTGGACCAAGATCAGACCATGAGTAAGTTACAACGTTTAAGTCATATGGCTCAAACCGACCTGAAACCCGTATGGTCTAAAGTATCTGCCATTGATTTACGCTATCGAAATGGATTGGCGATTCAATGGAAAAACTCTGCACCTCCTAAAATAGTAAATGGTCAGTTTGTTGTAACCATTGATGACATAAGCGTTGCAGATGCAAGAGTCGCAAAGCCATAA
- a CDS encoding M23 family metallopeptidase, which translates to MHSRRILLAFSLAASAASVAFADLVQLDATHVSSPDRLELLTKTLSQGSYSHPDDMDIPANTQLDVKIRKADPIELNNASLAGKYGSKSTSRYSANSNHSWLVTHPLPDMKRVSSNYGGRTMGGRAENHSGLDMSAPTGTPIYATGSGVVTKSGWGTGYGQYVEINHGNGYITRYAHASRLIARVGERVGAGEHIANVGCTGRCTGPHLHYEVVKDGQRKNPSTYLAMLP; encoded by the coding sequence ATGCATTCGCGACGTATATTATTGGCGTTTTCTTTAGCAGCTTCGGCCGCTTCTGTTGCTTTCGCAGATTTAGTTCAATTAGATGCCACCCATGTTTCTTCACCTGACCGTTTAGAGCTATTAACGAAGACATTATCCCAAGGTTCTTACAGCCATCCGGATGATATGGATATTCCTGCCAATACGCAGTTGGATGTTAAAATTCGTAAAGCGGATCCAATCGAATTAAATAATGCCAGCCTTGCTGGGAAGTATGGTTCAAAATCAACTTCACGTTACTCAGCAAATTCAAACCACTCATGGTTAGTCACTCATCCACTTCCAGATATGAAACGTGTCAGTTCAAACTATGGTGGTCGTACCATGGGCGGACGCGCTGAAAATCATTCTGGTTTAGATATGTCAGCACCCACAGGTACTCCAATCTATGCAACAGGTTCTGGTGTCGTCACCAAGTCAGGTTGGGGAACAGGTTATGGTCAATACGTTGAGATTAACCATGGTAATGGTTACATCACGCGTTATGCCCATGCTTCACGTCTGATTGCACGTGTGGGTGAGCGTGTAGGCGCAGGCGAGCATATTGCTAACGTTGGTTGTACTGGTCGTTGTACAGGTCCACACTTACACTATGAAGTGGTAAAGGATGGCCAACGCAAGAACCCATCAACTTATTTAGCAATGCTACCATAA
- a CDS encoding DciA family protein: MSELKKVFQQTRQHIKTGNLSFLTKQVAEWQKLTKLIQPLLPQNEQWQVVCYQYGILTITGENQALISQLGYLQKQYISQLSQIYELSDLQKIQVRLRPKTQSEPKNTKIPKQISPATQEMLHNAASFVSDPKLSQALIRLASNKK, encoded by the coding sequence ATGTCTGAACTTAAAAAGGTCTTTCAACAAACAAGACAACACATAAAAACAGGAAACTTATCGTTTCTTACAAAGCAAGTCGCCGAATGGCAAAAACTCACTAAATTAATTCAACCGCTATTGCCGCAAAACGAACAATGGCAAGTTGTCTGTTATCAATACGGTATTTTGACTATTACCGGTGAGAATCAAGCCCTGATCAGTCAACTCGGTTACCTTCAAAAACAGTATATTTCTCAATTATCACAAATATATGAGTTAAGTGATTTACAGAAGATTCAAGTTCGATTACGTCCGAAAACACAATCAGAACCTAAAAACACCAAAATCCCTAAACAAATCTCACCAGCAACCCAAGAAATGTTACATAACGCTGCCAGCTTTGTGAGCGACCCTAAGCTTAGCCAAGCTTTAATACGTTTGGCAAGCAATAAAAAGTAA
- the lpxC gene encoding UDP-3-O-acyl-N-acetylglucosamine deacetylase has protein sequence MLKQRTLKRVVKASGIGLHSGQKVLINFVPHVADGGIVFRRIDLNPPIDIPANAFLIQEAFMCSNLVQENAKVGTIEHVMSAIAGLGIDNLIIEVSASEVPIMDGSAGPFIYLLMQGELVEQDAPKKFVKILKSVEALIEDKRAIFSPHDGFQLNFTIDFDHPAFAKEYQSATIDFSTETFVYEVSEARTFGFMKDLDYLKSNNLALGASLDNAIGVDDTGVVNEEGLRFADEFVRHKILDAVGDLYLLGHQIIAKFDGYKSGHALNNQLLRNVKSDPTNYEIVTFNDEKSCPIQFVNVT, from the coding sequence ATGTTGAAACAGCGCACCCTGAAACGAGTCGTGAAAGCGAGTGGTATCGGACTACATAGCGGACAAAAAGTGTTAATCAATTTTGTACCTCATGTAGCTGATGGGGGCATTGTATTTCGCCGTATCGACTTAAATCCACCCATTGATATTCCTGCCAATGCATTTCTGATTCAAGAAGCTTTTATGTGCTCTAACTTGGTTCAAGAAAATGCCAAAGTCGGTACCATTGAACATGTGATGAGTGCGATTGCAGGACTTGGAATCGACAACCTTATTATCGAAGTATCTGCCTCTGAAGTGCCTATTATGGATGGTAGCGCAGGACCATTTATTTATTTACTCATGCAAGGTGAGTTGGTCGAGCAAGACGCGCCTAAAAAATTCGTTAAAATTTTAAAGTCTGTTGAGGCTTTAATAGAAGATAAGCGCGCAATTTTCTCACCGCATGATGGTTTCCAACTGAATTTTACCATCGATTTTGACCATCCTGCCTTTGCTAAAGAATACCAATCTGCCACCATTGACTTCTCAACTGAAACGTTTGTTTATGAAGTCAGCGAAGCGCGAACCTTTGGTTTTATGAAAGATTTAGACTACTTAAAGTCAAACAATTTGGCGCTGGGTGCAAGCTTAGACAATGCGATTGGCGTGGATGATACAGGCGTCGTTAACGAAGAAGGGTTACGTTTTGCCGATGAATTTGTACGTCATAAAATTTTGGATGCAGTAGGCGATTTATATTTGCTTGGGCATCAAATCATTGCGAAATTCGATGGTTACAAGTCAGGACATGCGCTCAATAACCAATTGCTACGTAATGTTAAAAGCGATCCAACGAATTATGAAATTGTAACATTTAATGACGAGAAATCGTGTCCGATTCAATTTGTTAATGTGACATAA
- the ftsZ gene encoding cell division protein FtsZ, translated as MASFEFLEDEQTDNNGQARFTVFGVGGGGGNAVQHMVQSDIKGVKFVCANTDKQALDRMNAPFKIQLGQQSTRGLGAGANPDVGQIAAEESRELIRQHLEGADMVFVTAGMGGGTGTGAAPVVAEIAQEMGILTVGVVTTPFNFEGRRRQRSAEKGIEALEAHVDSLIIIPNQRLLSVYGDISMQDAYRKADDVLLNAVRSIFDLVVRPGHINLDFADLKTAMSTRGYAMMGEGKSSGVDRAEEAARLAIRSPLLDNVNIMNAKGVLINITGGADVTLRETEIITDVVNQIVDLDEGEVFFGTVFDPDARDEIRVTVIATGLTRNANDAEVKRRAPVSVSSSSYQQQATNPVDEDDVPAISKRQNQDAPVTESTAAPRSAPMSIQDYLKNQQRK; from the coding sequence ATGGCTTCATTTGAATTTTTAGAAGATGAACAAACCGATAACAACGGTCAAGCCCGTTTTACTGTGTTTGGTGTAGGCGGCGGCGGCGGTAATGCTGTGCAACACATGGTTCAGTCTGACATCAAAGGTGTGAAATTTGTTTGTGCCAATACAGACAAGCAAGCACTTGATCGTATGAATGCACCATTTAAAATCCAATTGGGTCAGCAAAGCACTCGTGGTTTGGGCGCAGGTGCAAACCCAGATGTAGGTCAAATTGCCGCTGAAGAAAGCCGTGAACTGATTCGTCAACATCTTGAAGGTGCGGACATGGTCTTTGTCACTGCTGGTATGGGTGGTGGTACAGGTACAGGCGCAGCGCCAGTGGTTGCAGAAATTGCCCAAGAAATGGGGATTTTGACTGTTGGTGTCGTGACGACACCGTTTAACTTTGAAGGTCGTCGTCGTCAACGTTCGGCTGAAAAAGGCATTGAGGCGCTCGAGGCGCATGTAGATTCATTGATTATCATTCCAAACCAACGCTTACTCAGCGTTTATGGTGATATTTCAATGCAAGATGCGTATCGCAAAGCAGATGATGTATTGTTGAACGCCGTACGCAGTATCTTTGATCTGGTGGTGCGTCCTGGTCATATTAACCTTGACTTCGCCGATTTGAAAACTGCAATGAGTACACGCGGTTATGCAATGATGGGTGAAGGTAAGAGCAGTGGTGTTGATCGCGCTGAAGAAGCTGCACGTCTTGCTATTCGTAGCCCGCTGCTTGATAACGTGAATATCATGAATGCTAAAGGTGTTTTAATTAACATCACTGGTGGCGCAGATGTGACTTTACGTGAAACAGAAATCATCACGGATGTTGTGAACCAAATCGTCGATTTAGACGAAGGCGAAGTGTTCTTTGGCACCGTATTTGATCCAGATGCACGTGATGAAATTCGGGTGACTGTAATTGCCACAGGTTTAACCCGCAATGCCAACGATGCTGAAGTCAAGCGCCGTGCACCTGTGAGCGTTTCGAGCTCCTCATATCAACAACAAGCGACAAACCCTGTTGATGAGGATGATGTGCCTGCAATCAGTAAGCGTCAAAATCAGGATGCACCTGTGACAGAAAGCACTGCTGCACCGCGTTCTGCGCCAATGAGCATTCAAGATTATTTAAAGAATCAACAACGTAAATAA